In Marinilabiliales bacterium, the genomic stretch GATAAACAGAAATATTATTTGGATCTTGCAAAAAAGGAACGTCTTATAATACAACGTGGACGCAATGAGGCTTTTGCAATTATTCCACTGGCAGATCTTGATGAAACGGAGTATTTATTATCGGGTACTGCAAATGCCCAACGGCTTAAGGATGCTTTGGCAAACATTGAGAATGGCACCGATAAAGGTGTGCGTATGAATGTTGAGGATATATGGAAGTAGTCCTTTTTGAGCAGGCAAATAAAGATATTGTGTTTTGGAAGAAATCTGGTCAAAAGCAAATCATGACCAGAATTACAAACCTGTTGAAGGATATTCAGAAACATCCTTATAGTGGCATTGGTAAGCCTGAAGAATTAAAATATGAATTGTCCGGGTGGTGGAGTCGCAGGATAAATAGAGAACATCGTCTGATTTACAGAGTTGTTAACAACGAAATTCAGGTTCTGTCTTTACGGTATCACTACACTTGAGAAACTAAAGGAATAGTTCTTGCTCGACTATTTTTTTTCGATGAGAAGGGGTTTCAGGCCTCCATCGGCCAGGCAAGTTCCACGATCCGTTTCAACCGGCCGGCATCAATTTCTCCGCCGGATTTTTGCACTCCAACACTTATACCATTACATCCCAGATCTTTGCACATGGCAATATCGTCAACAACTATCTGCCATTCATCATCATCATAAAAATAGTCCCGGGGCCTTGGCCTGATTATTGGAAACAGCTGGATGCTGATCTTATCTCTTGCATTTTTTATCGTACCGTATGATGGCGTTGTTCCGCCTTCAAGCGGGTTATCGCAAAGCTCAACCCTCGCAGCCCCGGCTTCCTCAGCAATTATGCAGCTCTGAATGGTAAATGAGCAGACTTCAAGATTGTACTTCATAATTTACTGGTAACGGTTTGACTGATAATCTCAGGTAAAAGTATTATAAAATTCATATTTTTGGGGTATTCTTAAACAGGCAAATAATAAGTTGACTGCATGTTCATTTGACCTGCAGTCGATTTAGCATGGGAAATTCCATTTGCCAGCAAAAAATCATGTAATATGAAAAAACTATTGTTATTTCTTGCTGCAGCTTTACTAAGCCTTCAGGTAAGCGCCAACACCGCACCTGATGCTGAAGAGATCAAAAGGGTGATCGACAAAGCCTATATTGACGGCATCCAGAACTGGGGCGATCCCGGTGTTATAAGGCAGCATTTCGTGCCTGAATTTGTGATGCTTATGCTGGTAGACAACCAGATACAGGAAATGCCGATAGAGGCATGGATCGCCAGGAATGAGAAGCAGAAAGCAGCTTATCCGGACGGCCCGCCGCACCCTGCCACAGTAAAATACCTCGATATTGACGTTGTTGGCACCGCTGCAATGGTGAAACTGGAACTATACAGGCAGGGACAAAGGCAGTTTACCGATTACCTTGCCCTGTACAAGTTTGAGGAGGGCTGGAAGATCGTCGGCAAGACATTTTACCGTCACTGATCATTTTACATTTGCCCTGACTGCCCATTCTTCCCACATGATGAACAATCTGCCCCGGCTCAACAACACGCGGCCAGTGAACAATAAAAGGAGTTGCTATGCCTCCCTCGTGCATCTACCGCTTGTATCTCCTGTAGGGGGTATTGCCGGCATTGGCCCATGCCCGGCCGTAAGAAGCATAAGTGTCAGGGCCCCCGGGGTAGACGTCGGGGGTTGTGCCGCCGTTTTCAAAATAGCCGTGCCGGGTGTTCTGCCCCTGGATCACCTCATCGCTTGCACCATTGTCTGACAGAAAGACTATCAGAGTGTTATCCATGAGATCATACCTTTCAAGTGCACTGATCACCCTGCCTATTCCCAGATCCATGCTGTAAACCTGTGCGGCATAGACTGCCATCAGGTGAGCCTGCCAGTCCTTGTTTCCGGCATCCTCGGCACAACCGGCAGTTAATATGGCTGCCAGCCCCACTCCCGCTTTTCTCAGGATTCTGGTACCATTACAATAAAAAAAGGTTCATAATTCATACACTATGGATTTTTTGTACTATTTTGCAGTAACTGGAAGTTCAATAATAATTAAACCTCACAGATAATGAATTATAAAAACTTCAATGTAAAAAGAACTGCTTTTATTCTGCTTTTCGGCGGACTAATTATTATGGGATGTTCGCGGAAACCTGATAATAATTGGGTTATATATTCGCCCGGTAATCAGATCTCGGTCAACGTGGGTCTTGATGACCAGGGAAGCCTTTACTATTCCATCAGAAACCATTCCCGGTTAGTCATAGATAAATCTCCCCTGGGAATAGTATTTGAAGAAGCCTCGTTTGTAAACGGGCTCAGATTCTTATT encodes the following:
- a CDS encoding Txe/YoeB family addiction module toxin translates to MEVVLFEQANKDIVFWKKSGQKQIMTRITNLLKDIQKHPYSGIGKPEELKYELSGWWSRRINREHRLIYRVVNNEIQVLSLRYHYT